A single window of Desulfonatronum thioautotrophicum DNA harbors:
- a CDS encoding STAS domain-containing protein, giving the protein MAAMQHEPMANWTKLALSGKITYELTQSLKTQAEAIINQMGECPVLVCDLRQVTFLDSSGIGFLVFLNNKVRQRNGRCYLYQPNEVVRKTLDLVQLLDFFECIETESELISCTQAGTGP; this is encoded by the coding sequence ATGGCTGCGATGCAACATGAACCCATGGCGAACTGGACCAAATTGGCTCTGTCCGGAAAGATCACCTACGAGCTGACCCAATCGTTGAAAACCCAGGCCGAGGCCATCATCAACCAGATGGGCGAGTGCCCCGTCCTGGTCTGCGACCTCCGCCAGGTTACATTTCTGGACAGTTCCGGGATCGGTTTTTTGGTCTTTCTGAACAACAAGGTCCGACAGCGCAACGGGCGTTGCTATTTGTATCAACCCAATGAGGTTGTCCGCAAAACACTGGATCTGGTACAGCTGTTGGATTTTTTTGAATGCATTGAAACCGAGTCCGAACTGATTTCCTGTACCCAGGCGGGCACTGGACCGTAA